A single window of Jiangella alkaliphila DNA harbors:
- a CDS encoding ABC transporter substrate-binding protein, with product MISLRRVAVLSLAAVLPVVAGCTGDDDRASDDARAGSGGCVTEYDEDQDYFPVKTSAEQSEHWSIEYFGSYKVITVTDGENAGGDDLRYVLYQCGTPQPEADGDLADALFVEVPVDNASVTSFNALAMVDRLGRNTSITGLSGQLLGNGEQDVWYAGVIEQAGDPLPIGEYTDLDREALLVLENDVIFMSGFGVGFDDITNVRAAGLPGVSVSNRLEPHALASAEWIKMIGAFYNAEVAANMEFEVIRGRFNEVVKRVTLAGAAAGRQVGYVCVGEEFCGDFFYAHGADTVNGRLLTALGAENPFAEGNTEPNGKPYDYEAALGAGADADLFINYAPVSEHLATTAADERYQSLAPIAAGNVIAVADENFQECRAKGYLDVDILIRDYAIGLAPGLFPGEHGTCFVRAGGAS from the coding sequence ATGATCTCGCTACGACGAGTCGCCGTCCTGTCCCTGGCCGCCGTCCTCCCCGTCGTCGCCGGCTGTACCGGGGACGACGACCGCGCGTCCGACGACGCCCGGGCCGGGTCCGGCGGTTGCGTCACCGAGTACGACGAGGACCAGGACTACTTCCCGGTCAAGACCAGCGCCGAACAGTCCGAGCACTGGAGCATCGAGTACTTCGGCTCGTACAAGGTCATCACCGTCACCGACGGCGAGAACGCCGGCGGCGACGACCTGCGCTACGTGCTGTACCAGTGCGGCACCCCGCAGCCGGAGGCCGACGGCGACCTCGCCGACGCCCTGTTCGTCGAGGTCCCCGTCGACAACGCCTCGGTGACCTCCTTCAACGCCCTCGCGATGGTCGACCGGCTGGGCCGGAACACGTCGATCACCGGACTCAGCGGGCAGCTCCTCGGCAACGGCGAACAGGACGTCTGGTACGCGGGCGTCATCGAGCAGGCCGGCGACCCGCTCCCGATCGGCGAGTACACCGACCTCGACCGCGAGGCGCTGCTCGTCCTCGAGAACGACGTCATCTTCATGTCCGGCTTCGGCGTGGGCTTCGACGACATCACCAACGTCCGCGCCGCGGGCCTGCCCGGCGTCAGCGTCTCCAACCGGCTCGAGCCGCACGCGCTGGCCTCCGCCGAGTGGATCAAGATGATCGGCGCGTTCTACAACGCCGAAGTGGCGGCCAACATGGAGTTCGAGGTCATCCGCGGCCGCTTCAACGAGGTCGTCAAGCGGGTGACGCTCGCCGGCGCGGCGGCGGGCCGGCAGGTCGGCTACGTCTGCGTCGGGGAGGAGTTCTGCGGCGACTTCTTCTACGCGCACGGCGCCGACACCGTCAACGGCCGGCTCCTGACCGCGTTGGGCGCGGAGAACCCGTTCGCCGAGGGCAACACCGAACCCAACGGCAAGCCCTACGACTACGAGGCGGCCCTCGGCGCCGGCGCGGACGCCGACCTCTTCATCAACTACGCGCCGGTGAGCGAACACCTCGCGACGACGGCCGCTGACGAGCGCTACCAGAGCCTCGCTCCGATCGCCGCCGGGAACGTCATCGCCGTCGCGGACGAGAACTTCCAGGAGTGCCGCGCCAAGGGCTACCTCGACGTCGACATCCTGATCAGGGACTACGCCATCGGCCTGGCGCCCGGCCTGTTCCCCGGCGAGCACG
- a CDS encoding ABC transporter ATP-binding protein — translation MTGDVVLEAVGLVAGYRSGRRRSTPVVAAVTAGLRRGRLVCLLGPNGAGKSTLLRTLVGSQPALGGSVRLDGTELAALSARERAQRLAVVLTDRVDVGLLTARDLVAIGRTPRTGWLRSLRRDDLEVVEWALGAAGAADLAHRHVDELSDGERQRVMVARALAQEPAVLVLDEPTAFLDLTRRVELMVLLRRLADETGLAVLMSMHDLELAMRTADEIWLVHPGGRFQAGAPEDLGADGSIASAYAGDDIRFDHAAGTFVTDEQRGGLPVRVDGDDVAVLWACRAAARAGLTVTPSAPHRVAVESGPSVGWTLTGPGGATSTGSGFAALVDRLKDLDRPLIPPDIEK, via the coding sequence ATGACGGGCGACGTGGTCCTCGAGGCCGTGGGCCTGGTCGCCGGGTATCGCTCCGGCCGGCGGCGCTCGACGCCGGTGGTCGCGGCGGTGACGGCGGGCCTGCGCCGTGGGCGGCTGGTCTGCCTGCTCGGCCCCAACGGCGCCGGCAAGTCGACGCTGCTGCGCACCCTCGTCGGCAGCCAGCCGGCGCTGGGCGGCTCCGTCCGGCTGGACGGCACCGAGCTGGCCGCGCTGTCGGCGCGCGAACGGGCCCAGCGGCTCGCCGTCGTGCTGACCGACCGGGTCGATGTGGGGCTGCTCACGGCGCGCGACCTGGTGGCGATCGGACGGACGCCGCGGACGGGCTGGCTGCGGTCGCTGCGCCGGGACGACCTCGAGGTGGTCGAGTGGGCGCTGGGCGCCGCGGGCGCCGCCGACCTCGCCCACCGCCACGTCGACGAACTGTCCGACGGCGAGCGGCAGCGGGTCATGGTCGCCCGTGCACTCGCGCAGGAGCCGGCCGTCCTGGTCCTCGACGAGCCGACGGCGTTCCTCGACCTGACCCGGCGGGTCGAGCTCATGGTGCTGCTGCGCCGGCTGGCCGACGAGACCGGCCTGGCGGTGCTCATGTCCATGCACGACCTCGAGCTGGCGATGCGCACCGCCGACGAGATCTGGCTGGTCCATCCGGGCGGCCGGTTCCAGGCCGGCGCCCCGGAGGACCTCGGCGCCGACGGCAGCATCGCCTCCGCCTACGCCGGCGACGACATCCGGTTCGACCACGCGGCCGGGACGTTCGTGACCGACGAACAACGCGGCGGCCTGCCCGTCCGCGTCGACGGTGACGACGTCGCGGTGCTCTGGGCCTGCCGGGCCGCCGCCCGGGCCGGCCTCACCGTGACCCCGTCGGCGCCGCACCGGGTCGCCGTCGAGAGCGGCCCGTCCGTCGGCTGGACGCTGACCGGCCCCGGCGGCGCGACCAGCACCGGCTCGGGCTTCGCCGCCCTGGTCGACCGCCTGAAGGACCTCGACCGCCCGCTCATCCCCCCAGACATCGAGAAGTAG
- a CDS encoding FecCD family ABC transporter permease has translation MTVPVRSRAPAAPPAGPVRRSTRRSPRTAAVLAALVVLLVLGVLLLLGQGSVRIPLGDVASVLAGGEASRDVYETVILDARAPKAIAAVLAGAALAVGGAQMQTLFRNPLADPFVLGVSSGAELGAAIVILGSTGTGWLFQLGVLSQLGVTGAAVVGSGLVLVLALAVAQRVASPVTVLIVGIMFGYLAGAIVDVLVYYTEPERLQSLAGFTRGTVRDVSWDDLAVLAPVCGAGVLLSLALARPLNVLLLGERYAATMGIPVRAVQRTSLVAVAVLAGVTTAYCGVIGFIGLAAPHLVRALLRTSNHLVVLPASALMGAVLVLAAEYVAGGNGLTDTALPLNSVTAFIGAPVVLWVLLRRRRDSAQVPA, from the coding sequence ATGACGGTTCCCGTGCGGTCCCGAGCACCGGCCGCCCCGCCGGCCGGGCCGGTCCGCCGTTCCACTCGCCGTTCCCCTCGTACGGCCGCCGTGCTGGCGGCGCTGGTCGTGCTGCTCGTCCTGGGTGTGCTCCTGCTGCTGGGGCAGGGTTCCGTGCGCATCCCTCTCGGCGACGTCGCCTCGGTGCTCGCCGGCGGTGAGGCCAGCCGCGACGTGTACGAGACGGTGATCCTCGACGCCCGGGCGCCGAAGGCGATCGCCGCGGTGCTGGCCGGGGCCGCGCTGGCGGTGGGCGGCGCGCAGATGCAGACGCTGTTCCGCAACCCGCTGGCCGACCCGTTCGTCCTCGGGGTCAGCTCCGGGGCTGAGCTGGGCGCCGCGATCGTCATCCTCGGCTCGACCGGCACCGGCTGGCTCTTCCAGCTCGGCGTCCTGAGCCAGCTCGGCGTGACCGGAGCGGCCGTCGTCGGGTCGGGCCTGGTGCTCGTCCTCGCGCTCGCGGTGGCGCAACGGGTCGCCAGTCCCGTGACGGTCCTGATCGTGGGCATCATGTTCGGCTACCTGGCCGGCGCCATCGTCGACGTCCTCGTCTACTACACGGAGCCGGAGCGGCTGCAGAGCCTGGCCGGGTTCACCCGTGGCACGGTGCGCGACGTCTCGTGGGACGACCTCGCCGTGCTGGCGCCGGTCTGCGGCGCGGGGGTGCTGCTGTCGCTCGCGTTGGCGCGGCCGCTCAACGTGCTGCTGCTCGGTGAGCGGTACGCGGCGACGATGGGCATCCCCGTCCGTGCGGTCCAGCGGACCTCGCTGGTCGCCGTCGCCGTCCTGGCCGGGGTGACGACGGCCTACTGCGGCGTCATCGGCTTCATCGGGCTCGCTGCTCCGCACCTGGTCAGAGCGCTGCTGCGGACGTCGAACCACCTGGTGGTGCTGCCGGCGTCGGCGCTGATGGGCGCGGTGCTCGTGCTGGCCGCCGAGTACGTCGCCGGTGGGAACGGGCTCACCGACACCGCGCTGCCGCTGAACTCGGTGACGGCGTTCATCGGCGCGCCGGTGGTGCTCTGGGTGCTGCTGCGGCGCCGGCGCGACTCGGCGCAGGTGCCGGCATGA
- a CDS encoding TfoX/Sxy family protein translates to MTASRPSKHAARDDLAERLRAVMSGRDVREVAMFGGVAFMVDGRMAVSAGRDGDLLVRVDPARYPELLTIPGAHESFMGERSMAPGWLAVDRSHLDGDDKLSFWVDVGLGPHDLD, encoded by the coding sequence ATGACCGCCAGCCGCCCATCGAAGCACGCGGCACGCGACGACCTCGCCGAGCGCCTTCGCGCCGTCATGTCCGGCCGCGACGTGCGTGAGGTCGCGATGTTCGGGGGAGTCGCGTTCATGGTCGACGGCCGGATGGCGGTCTCCGCCGGACGCGACGGCGACCTGCTGGTCCGCGTCGACCCGGCGCGATACCCGGAGCTCCTCACGATCCCCGGGGCCCACGAGTCGTTCATGGGCGAACGGTCCATGGCCCCGGGATGGCTCGCCGTCGATCGCTCCCACCTCGACGGCGACGACAAGCTCAGCTTCTGGGTCGACGTCGGCCTCGGCCCTCACGACCTCGACTAG
- a CDS encoding winged helix-turn-helix transcriptional regulator produces the protein MKSYGQLCAVARALDVVGDRWTLLIVRELLIRRRARFTELQSGLPRIAPNLLTGRLRDLERHGVVLHDTATGAGGVYRLTERGRALEGVVRELLKWGAPTVPYAPADADFQMHWLSMPAAHLLRDSQPDSPPVTVRFGDLADGFDVIAGSGTTDVRPCEFEKLPDAVVTGPGHALVGLIQGAIALRYAADAGVVVTGSRSAVQRLLPVATDSARLT, from the coding sequence GTGAAGTCCTACGGTCAGTTGTGCGCGGTCGCCCGGGCCCTTGATGTCGTCGGGGACCGCTGGACCCTCTTGATCGTCCGCGAACTGCTCATCCGGCGGCGCGCCCGGTTCACCGAGTTGCAGAGCGGGCTGCCACGCATCGCACCGAACCTGCTGACCGGGCGCCTGCGCGACCTCGAAAGGCACGGCGTCGTGCTGCACGACACGGCGACGGGCGCCGGCGGCGTGTACCGGCTGACCGAGCGTGGACGTGCCCTCGAGGGCGTCGTGCGAGAGCTGCTGAAGTGGGGCGCGCCGACGGTGCCCTACGCTCCGGCGGACGCCGACTTCCAGATGCACTGGCTCAGCATGCCCGCGGCTCACCTGTTGCGAGACTCCCAGCCGGACAGCCCGCCGGTGACCGTCCGGTTCGGTGACCTCGCCGATGGGTTCGATGTCATCGCCGGCAGCGGGACGACCGACGTGCGACCGTGCGAGTTCGAGAAGCTCCCGGACGCCGTCGTCACCGGCCCGGGACACGCCCTGGTCGGCTTGATCCAGGGCGCGATCGCCCTGCGGTACGCCGCCGACGCCGGGGTCGTGGTCACCGGAAGCCGCAGCGCAGTGCAGCGGCTCCTCCCCGTCGCAACTGACTCCGCCCGGCTCACCTGA
- the msrA gene encoding peptide-methionine (S)-S-oxide reductase MsrA has protein sequence MTSGINHTGQITRTPGTETAVLAGGCFWGMEDLIRRQPGVLDTRVGYTGGENDHATYRNHPGHAEAVEIVFDPTKTTYRDILAFFFQIHDPSTLDRQGNDIGTSYRSAVFPLTPEQEQVARDTIADVDASGLWPGKAVTTVEPAGPFWEAEPEHQDYLERYPNGYTCHFPRPGWVLPRRAAATG, from the coding sequence ATGACCAGTGGGATCAACCACACCGGGCAGATCACGCGCACCCCGGGCACCGAGACGGCTGTTCTTGCCGGTGGGTGCTTCTGGGGCATGGAGGACCTCATCCGCCGCCAGCCCGGTGTGCTGGACACACGCGTGGGTTACACCGGCGGCGAGAACGACCACGCGACGTACCGCAACCATCCCGGCCACGCCGAGGCGGTGGAGATCGTCTTCGATCCCACGAAGACGACCTATCGCGACATCCTGGCGTTCTTCTTCCAGATCCACGACCCGTCGACGCTCGACCGTCAGGGCAACGACATCGGGACGAGTTACCGGTCGGCCGTCTTCCCGCTCACCCCTGAGCAGGAGCAGGTCGCCCGCGACACCATCGCCGACGTCGACGCTTCGGGTCTGTGGCCCGGCAAGGCGGTCACGACCGTCGAGCCCGCCGGTCCGTTCTGGGAGGCCGAGCCCGAGCACCAGGACTACCTGGAGAGGTATCCCAACGGGTACACCTGCCACTTCCCGCGCCCCGGCTGGGTGCTGCCCAGGCGCGCCGCCGCCACCGGCTGA
- a CDS encoding TetR/AcrR family transcriptional regulator, which produces MTRSESAAQESRLTPRGAATRRRIIDAAAELMYVKGVNSTTLDEVRAASGTSKSQLYNHFADKEQLVRAVVLLRAEQVLQREQAALERIRSFNGLVRWRDALVQRNALQKGAYGCVLGSMAGEVSDQDEVARVALAQTFAEWEKLIEAGLRRMQDARILAADADPRRLATGLMAALQGGYLLAQAAHDVEPMEIALDMALDHVRMFVVN; this is translated from the coding sequence GTGACCAGGTCGGAAAGTGCCGCACAGGAGTCGCGGCTGACCCCCCGCGGCGCGGCGACGAGGCGGCGCATCATCGACGCCGCGGCCGAGCTCATGTACGTGAAGGGCGTCAATTCGACCACTCTGGACGAGGTCCGCGCCGCGAGTGGCACGAGCAAGTCCCAGCTCTACAACCACTTCGCCGACAAGGAGCAGCTGGTCCGCGCCGTGGTCCTGCTCCGCGCGGAACAGGTCCTGCAGCGCGAGCAGGCCGCGCTGGAGCGGATCAGATCGTTCAACGGCCTGGTGCGGTGGAGGGACGCGCTCGTCCAGCGCAACGCTCTGCAGAAGGGCGCGTACGGCTGCGTCCTCGGCTCGATGGCCGGAGAGGTCTCCGACCAGGACGAGGTCGCCCGCGTGGCCCTGGCGCAGACCTTCGCCGAGTGGGAGAAACTCATCGAAGCCGGCCTGCGTCGCATGCAGGACGCCCGGATACTCGCGGCTGACGCCGACCCTCGCAGGCTCGCGACCGGGCTGATGGCAGCGCTGCAAGGGGGCTACCTGCTGGCCCAGGCCGCTCATGATGTCGAGCCCATGGAGATCGCGCTCGACATGGCGCTCGACCATGTCAGGATGTTCGTCGTGAACTGA
- a CDS encoding DUF488 domain-containing protein: MEIRTKRVYDDPEPTDGFRVLVDRLWPRGMSKERADLGLWARDVAPSSALRDWFAHRADRFAEFTARYRAELDENPAVGELLATMRPHATVTLLYGARDRRLNQAAVLADYLRERSAGT, from the coding sequence ATGGAGATCAGGACCAAGCGCGTCTACGACGACCCGGAGCCGACCGACGGGTTCCGGGTCCTGGTCGACCGGTTGTGGCCGCGGGGGATGTCGAAGGAGCGGGCCGATCTCGGTCTGTGGGCACGAGACGTGGCCCCGAGTTCGGCGCTGCGTGACTGGTTCGCGCATCGCGCGGACCGGTTCGCCGAGTTCACCGCTCGTTACAGGGCAGAACTCGACGAGAACCCGGCGGTCGGGGAGCTTCTCGCGACCATGCGTCCGCACGCCACGGTGACCCTGCTGTACGGCGCCCGTGATCGCCGCCTCAACCAGGCCGCGGTACTGGCCGACTATCTTCGCGAGAGGTCCGCCGGGACCTAG
- a CDS encoding FAD-dependent oxidoreductase — MSYWLDSTGDPPLAPSPPVDADVVVLGAGIAGITTAYLLKQAGLTVTLIEAGDRLAAGVTGHTTAKVTSQHGSIYASLTRRFGPDTARAYGAGQQLAADWIETEAAALGAEIDWSRRDSYAFAEQLASVEGLRREADAAAAAGLPATFTTQTGLPFGVAGAVRFTGQAQFHPRRWLLELATRIPGDGGTVVTGTRALGLTEGDPCVVETTDGSVRARHVVVATHYPIFDRGLYFARLEPRRDLVVAGYAEPGTAPESMYISTEDRHSVRTAPAGDGRTLLIVGGEPHRVGARTSVARHYDALAAWARERLGLAEPAYRWLAHDLTTVDSLPYVGRFHPRARNVWVATGFGHWGMTNGTLAALLLRDLITDAENPLAGIVDPQRVTVRQSAAEFVRANAYVAARFLGDRAGALAGRGGVDSLRPGNGRVVRDGVRAIAAYRDDDGTLRCLSARCTHLGCLVVFNDAEKTWDCPCHASRFGTDGRVLAGPAVRPLPAVPSPAAT; from the coding sequence ATGTCGTACTGGTTGGACAGCACCGGGGACCCGCCGCTCGCGCCGTCGCCGCCGGTGGACGCGGACGTGGTCGTGCTGGGCGCCGGGATCGCCGGCATCACGACGGCGTACCTGCTGAAGCAGGCCGGGCTGACGGTGACGCTGATCGAGGCCGGCGACCGGCTGGCGGCCGGCGTCACCGGGCACACGACGGCGAAGGTCACCAGTCAGCACGGCTCGATCTACGCGTCGCTGACCCGCAGGTTCGGCCCGGACACCGCGCGTGCCTACGGCGCCGGACAGCAGCTGGCGGCGGACTGGATCGAGACCGAGGCGGCCGCTCTTGGCGCCGAGATCGACTGGTCGCGGCGCGACTCGTACGCGTTCGCCGAACAGCTCGCGTCGGTGGAAGGGCTGCGTCGCGAGGCCGACGCCGCGGCGGCCGCCGGGCTGCCGGCGACCTTCACCACGCAGACGGGCCTGCCGTTCGGCGTGGCCGGCGCGGTGCGGTTCACCGGCCAGGCGCAGTTCCACCCGCGGCGGTGGCTGCTGGAGCTGGCGACCCGCATCCCCGGTGACGGCGGCACCGTCGTCACCGGCACCCGGGCGCTCGGGCTGACCGAGGGCGACCCATGCGTCGTCGAGACCACTGACGGCTCGGTCCGCGCCCGGCACGTCGTGGTCGCCACGCACTACCCGATCTTCGACCGCGGCCTCTACTTCGCCCGGCTGGAGCCGCGCCGCGACCTCGTCGTCGCCGGCTATGCCGAGCCCGGCACCGCCCCGGAGAGCATGTACATCAGCACCGAGGACCGGCACTCAGTCCGCACCGCCCCGGCTGGCGACGGCCGCACGCTGCTGATCGTCGGCGGCGAGCCGCACCGCGTCGGCGCCCGGACCAGCGTCGCACGCCACTACGACGCGCTGGCGGCGTGGGCGCGCGAGCGGCTCGGACTCGCGGAGCCGGCCTACCGCTGGCTCGCCCACGACCTCACCACCGTCGACTCGCTGCCCTACGTCGGCCGGTTCCACCCGCGCGCCCGGAACGTGTGGGTGGCCACCGGCTTCGGGCATTGGGGGATGACCAACGGCACGCTGGCGGCGCTGCTGCTGCGCGACCTGATCACCGACGCGGAGAACCCGCTGGCCGGGATCGTCGACCCGCAGCGGGTGACCGTCCGGCAGTCGGCGGCGGAGTTCGTCAGGGCCAACGCGTATGTCGCGGCCCGGTTCCTCGGCGACCGGGCCGGTGCGCTGGCCGGCCGGGGCGGCGTCGACTCCCTCCGGCCGGGCAACGGCCGGGTCGTACGGGACGGCGTCCGTGCGATCGCCGCCTACCGCGACGACGACGGCACGCTTCGCTGCCTGTCGGCCCGCTGCACCCACCTGGGCTGCCTGGTCGTGTTCAACGACGCCGAGAAGACGTGGGACTGCCCCTGCCACGCGTCCCGGTTCGGCACCGACGGCCGGGTGCTGGCCGGGCCCGCCGTCCGGCCGCTGCCCGCCGTCCCGTCGCCGGCCGCGACCTAG
- a CDS encoding SRPBCC family protein, translating into MSTATKSVDVHVPITTAYNQWTQFEEFPKFMDDVETVRQLDDRHLHWTVKIAGVEREFDAEITEQHPDERIAWRSTTGVDQAGVVTFHKLDPETTRVTLQLDMEPEGMAETAAAKTGLVSMAAARDMANFKEFIEARGLSSGAWRGDVPREG; encoded by the coding sequence ATGAGTACCGCCACCAAGTCTGTCGACGTGCACGTGCCGATCACGACCGCGTACAACCAGTGGACACAGTTCGAGGAGTTCCCGAAGTTCATGGACGACGTCGAGACGGTCCGCCAGCTCGACGACCGGCACCTGCACTGGACGGTGAAGATCGCCGGCGTGGAGCGCGAGTTCGACGCCGAGATCACCGAGCAGCACCCCGACGAGCGGATCGCCTGGCGCTCGACCACCGGCGTCGACCAAGCCGGCGTCGTCACGTTCCACAAGCTCGACCCCGAGACCACGCGGGTGACGCTGCAGCTGGACATGGAGCCCGAGGGCATGGCGGAGACGGCCGCCGCGAAGACCGGCCTGGTCTCGATGGCCGCCGCGCGCGACATGGCGAACTTCAAGGAGTTCATCGAGGCCCGTGGCCTGTCGTCCGGTGCCTGGCGCGGCGACGTCCCCCGCGAGGGATAG
- a CDS encoding hemerythrin domain-containing protein, which yields MTDSRDVVDLIEKDHREIERLFELLRTDPGRRDLAVTEVTALLVAHSRAEEAEVYPVARDEAGETDEVAHSQEEHAEAEAILERLAGMDADDPGYESVLRELVDSVGHHVEEEENTVLPGMRQRLSAERRAELGEAFLAARAEHLGDRPGDATRDELAQQARNLGVDGTSSMSKAELRDEVTPD from the coding sequence ATGACTGACAGCCGTGACGTGGTCGACCTGATCGAGAAGGACCACCGGGAGATCGAGCGGCTCTTCGAGCTGCTGCGCACCGACCCGGGGCGGCGGGACCTGGCGGTGACGGAGGTGACGGCGCTGCTGGTGGCGCACAGCCGGGCCGAGGAGGCCGAGGTGTACCCCGTCGCGCGGGACGAGGCCGGTGAGACCGACGAGGTGGCGCACAGCCAGGAGGAGCACGCGGAGGCCGAGGCGATCCTCGAGCGGCTCGCCGGGATGGACGCGGACGACCCCGGGTACGAGTCGGTGCTGCGGGAGCTCGTCGACTCCGTCGGCCACCACGTCGAGGAGGAGGAGAACACCGTCCTGCCGGGCATGCGGCAGCGGCTCAGTGCGGAGCGGCGGGCCGAGCTGGGGGAGGCGTTCCTCGCCGCGCGGGCCGAACATCTCGGCGACCGGCCCGGCGACGCCACCCGCGACGAACTGGCCCAGCAGGCGCGCAACCTCGGCGTCGACGGCACCTCGTCGATGTCGAAGGCCGAGCTGCGCGACGAGGTCACGCCGGACTAG
- a CDS encoding DUF7218 family protein yields MPSKSANVENEKQYEALKDKGMSKERAARIANSPGASKRGGKKSGSGGDSSQGGTTAQKKKAGRKGGKAAQRKS; encoded by the coding sequence ATGCCCAGCAAGTCGGCGAACGTCGAGAACGAGAAGCAGTACGAAGCCCTGAAGGACAAGGGCATGTCGAAGGAACGGGCCGCGCGCATCGCCAACTCGCCCGGCGCGTCGAAGCGCGGCGGGAAGAAGAGCGGCTCCGGCGGCGACAGCTCGCAGGGCGGCACCACCGCGCAGAAGAAGAAGGCCGGCCGGAAGGGCGGCAAGGCGGCCCAGCGCAAGAGCTGA
- a CDS encoding GAF and ANTAR domain-containing protein gives MSGGLDSADFSRIAADLHEAPDSERTLELVVEYACHAVACDRAGLVLSHRPGRLESAATTDAWASNVDQLQGEYNEGPALWAMQHRATVLVDDIDADPRWPRWGPAAAELGLRSLVSVRLFSGDRTLGALNLYAARAHAFDEDDVAVAEIFARHASIAVSTAGEEAGLRYAIDARHLIGLAQGMLMERHGLDADQAFAMLRRLSRDNNIKLRDVASHVITTGLPPKEP, from the coding sequence GTGAGCGGTGGACTCGACTCGGCGGACTTCTCTCGGATCGCTGCCGATCTGCACGAGGCGCCGGATTCCGAGCGCACGCTCGAACTCGTGGTCGAGTACGCCTGTCATGCGGTCGCCTGCGACCGAGCCGGGCTGGTCCTGTCCCACAGGCCAGGGCGGCTGGAGAGCGCTGCGACGACCGACGCGTGGGCGAGCAATGTCGACCAGCTGCAGGGCGAGTACAACGAGGGGCCCGCGCTGTGGGCGATGCAGCACCGGGCCACGGTTCTGGTCGATGACATCGATGCCGACCCACGGTGGCCGCGGTGGGGCCCCGCCGCGGCAGAGCTCGGGCTGCGCAGTCTGGTCTCGGTTCGGCTCTTCAGCGGTGACCGGACCCTGGGCGCGCTCAACCTCTACGCAGCGCGGGCGCATGCGTTCGATGAGGACGACGTGGCGGTGGCGGAGATATTTGCTCGGCATGCCTCGATCGCCGTCTCGACGGCCGGCGAGGAAGCCGGCCTGCGATACGCCATCGACGCCCGCCACCTCATCGGGCTGGCCCAGGGCATGCTCATGGAACGACACGGTCTGGATGCCGATCAAGCCTTCGCCATGCTGCGTCGACTGTCCCGCGACAACAACATCAAACTTCGCGACGTCGCGTCACACGTCATCACGACAGGACTTCCGCCCAAGGAACCGTGA
- a CDS encoding VOC family protein, protein MEKPELRVTSVTVGEFERHFARPEWPAVAGHQTASQHLDIHVDDLAAAVEWAVSCGATVADVQPQQHIRVLVDPDGHPFCLFL, encoded by the coding sequence GTGGAGAAGCCGGAACTACGCGTGACGTCGGTGACCGTCGGAGAGTTCGAGCGGCACTTCGCCCGCCCGGAGTGGCCGGCCGTCGCCGGCCACCAGACCGCGTCGCAACACCTCGACATCCACGTCGACGACCTGGCCGCGGCGGTGGAGTGGGCGGTGTCGTGCGGTGCGACCGTGGCGGACGTCCAGCCGCAGCAGCACATCCGCGTGCTCGTCGACCCGGACGGCCACCCGTTCTGCCTGTTCCTGTAG